The nucleotide sequence GATGTGATACAAGGCCGGACTCCCGCCAGTGGATCGCAGTTAAGCGACATCGCCTTGATCATGTAAGCGGAGCGGCGCCGTCGCCGATGAAGCCATCCCCAGCGATTCGACGAAGCTTACCAGCTGACGCATGTTGTCGCAGTGGGCGGCATAAGTGAGTTCTTTGCGAACCGCTTCGGTCAGCGCCGCGCCGCCCAACGCAATCGCCGGGCGCGGGGCGAGCGATTCGTAAAAGCGCTGATAACCTGCAATAAACGTCGCGGCGTCCTCCAAGTACGAAACACTGAGCCACACCATTCGAGGTTGATGCTTCGCCACGGCGGCAGTAAGTGTTTCGAACGGCAGCGAGGACCCCAGCGACACGGCGCGCCATCCGGCCTCGCGCAGGACTAACTCCACGATCGCCGTCGGTAGCCGATAGGGGTCGCCGCTTGGCGTACCGCCCATCGCGAGCGGCGCATCGGGCGCCGGCTCGGCGATAGCGCCGCGCAATTCGAACAACACGCGACTGCAAATCTCGCAAGCGCGCCGTTCTTGATAGACCTCGGCCGACCCGCAATCCCAGCGATCACCAATCTCCTTCATGGCGGGATGGAACAACTGATCCGCCAAGCTGGCGATCGATTGCCCGGACACAAACAAGTCGAACACCACTTGCCGAGCCAACGCTTCGTCGCCCGCAATCAGCGCTTCCACCAGGCGCGCCCGCGAGCGCTCCCAGGTGCGCTGCCCGGAACCGATGGCCGCGGGCAGTCCAATCACCTCGGGCCGCACCACCGGATGCCCCGACTCACGCAGAAAGGCCAACAACGCCGCCACGTCAATCCGTCGATGGCCCCCGGCGGTCCGTACCGTGGCGATCACTCCGCGATCGCACCAGCGCTTGAGCGAGGATTCGCTCACACCAATGGCGCGAGCAACCTGCTTGGGGGTCAACGGCGTCAACGCCTGGCACTCCTGCAAATGGACTTTGTGAACGATTTTCTATATCCGCGGTAATCGGTCAGCTTTGCCCAATTCTACCTTCCGCCGCCAGATTGGCGATGCCGAATTCACGGCTGGCTAGGCTGGCGACGTCACAAACGACTCTTCGATGGACGAATTGAATGATTTTTCCAGTTGCCAAGCGTCGAAGTCTTGATAGACTGATGTGAACGATTTGAACGATTTTTTTCGTCGCTCGTTCATCCACCGGTCGCGTGACTGGTGGGTCTTGGGTCGCAGATCAGGCTGCTGCGATCGCAAAGTTCGCAACTCAGTCACCTCGAGGAGACGCGACGATGTGGAGCAAATGGACATTCTTGGCTGGCGTGTTAGCAACGACCTTGGGCACGACGGGCGCGCTCGACGCCGGCACTTGCCAGAACGCGAAAGTGAAGACGGTCGCGCACCGTAAGGCGCCAAAGGCGGAAAAGCCCAAGGACATCGTGGAAACGGCCGTGGCGGCCGGCTCGTTCAAGACGTTGGCCAAGGCGTTGGAAGTAGCGGGCCTGGTCGAAGCATTGCAAGGCGAGGGGCCCTTCACGGTCTTCGCGCCGACCGACGAAGCCTTCGAGAAACTGCCGGAAGGCACGTTGGAAGCCGTGCTGAAGGACAA is from Planctomycetia bacterium and encodes:
- a CDS encoding fasciclin domain-containing protein; the protein is MKTVAHRKAPKAEKPKDIVETAVAAGSFKTLAKALEVAGLVEALQGEGPFTVFAPTDEAFEKLPEGTLEAVLKDKEKLTAILTYHVVPGKVLAADVVKLEEAETLLKDAKVKIDAKDGVKINNAKVIKADIECTNGVIHVIDTVLIP
- a CDS encoding B12-binding domain-containing protein translates to MTPLTPKQVARAIGVSESSLKRWCDRGVIATVRTAGGHRRIDVAALLAFLRESGHPVVRPEVIGLPAAIGSGQRTWERSRARLVEALIAGDEALARQVVFDLFVSGQSIASLADQLFHPAMKEIGDRWDCGSAEVYQERRACEICSRVLFELRGAIAEPAPDAPLAMGGTPSGDPYRLPTAIVELVLREAGWRAVSLGSSLPFETLTAAVAKHQPRMVWLSVSYLEDAATFIAGYQRFYESLAPRPAIALGGAALTEAVRKELTYAAHCDNMRQLVSFVESLGMASSATAPLRLHDQGDVA